One genomic segment of Paenibacillus xylanexedens includes these proteins:
- a CDS encoding glycosyltransferase family 4 protein — protein sequence MKPKVLVIGSSTKDMGGIVSVIVNIENSLIAEQYHLKRIETYITGSVLARLFIFIKGFLQFLVKLVTFKPDMIHIHMSYNGSFYRKALFILVGRKIFRVPVIVHIHASSFDVFYHRHPLQQKLCKYVLNQVDKLIVLSYTWKNFFSQIVPESKIEVLYNGVFIKEPPIREERQVPRCLFMGRLGKRKGVYDLLLAIQLLKQRGVEAVFTLAGDGEVNEVRALVERYGITEYVEVPGWIRGEEKERLLHDADLLALPSYHEGLPMAILEAMNEGLPIVSTRVGGIPEVITDELNGFLVEPGDVTALAHVLERLILDKELRVQMGLNNKELVTSKFNMNSLIENLSSIYDKVHMKVS from the coding sequence ATGAAACCTAAGGTGTTGGTCATCGGTTCTTCTACGAAGGACATGGGCGGAATTGTGAGTGTCATTGTGAATATCGAAAATTCATTGATCGCCGAGCAGTATCATTTAAAGCGGATTGAAACCTATATTACGGGTAGTGTGCTCGCACGACTATTCATCTTCATCAAAGGTTTTCTTCAATTTCTCGTGAAGCTTGTTACATTCAAACCAGACATGATTCATATTCATATGTCTTACAACGGGAGCTTCTATCGTAAAGCGTTGTTCATTCTCGTTGGCCGCAAAATATTCAGAGTGCCAGTGATTGTCCATATCCATGCTTCCAGTTTCGATGTATTCTATCATCGGCATCCCTTGCAACAGAAGTTATGCAAGTATGTCTTGAATCAAGTCGATAAATTAATTGTACTGTCGTATACATGGAAGAACTTTTTTTCCCAAATCGTCCCCGAATCCAAAATCGAAGTGCTCTACAATGGCGTATTCATTAAAGAACCTCCGATTAGGGAAGAGCGTCAGGTTCCACGTTGCTTGTTCATGGGTCGGCTTGGCAAGAGAAAAGGCGTGTATGATCTCCTGCTGGCTATTCAACTATTGAAGCAACGAGGGGTCGAAGCGGTCTTTACGTTGGCTGGTGATGGGGAAGTCAATGAAGTTAGGGCGCTGGTTGAGCGTTACGGCATCACAGAATACGTTGAAGTGCCAGGGTGGATTAGAGGCGAGGAGAAGGAGCGGTTGCTCCATGATGCAGATCTACTGGCCCTACCTTCCTATCACGAAGGGCTTCCAATGGCGATTCTGGAGGCCATGAATGAAGGTTTGCCAATTGTTTCGACTCGGGTGGGTGGCATACCTGAAGTGATTACAGATGAGCTGAATGGTTTTCTCGTTGAACCTGGGGATGTCACAGCTCTGGCCCATGTGCTGGAGAGACTTATTCTGGATAAGGAACTGAGAGTGCAAATGGGATTGAACAATAAGGAACTGGTCACATCCAAGTTCAACATGAACAGTCTCATTGAAAATTTATCGTCCATCTATGACAAGGTGCACATGAAAGTGTCCTAG
- a CDS encoding glycosyltransferase family 2 protein: MEALVSCIITTHNRAELLKKAMASVLEQTYPFLEIIIVDDGSQDHTEEVCRAWTKEDHRIQYIQVPYAQGANHARNLGIQRANGKYIAFLDDDDQWLPDKIQSQTRALEENKGLFCFCSKVLVYVDQDHKVTRRKVSVESRDLVFYADLLTYNWIGETSKIMVQTQLARSVMFDEQLTSAQDYDFYLRILQRGHHAINIREPLVHIYIHQGPRISTSSKKKFQGQRKVLIKYYKDMSEEQKRRQLHHYRMMEWSKNPKRNVLFLKNTLALYPWWKNFTLFKRNIRTILVGYRLRKQFRSEALSKEEYKGTA, translated from the coding sequence ATGGAAGCATTGGTAAGCTGTATTATAACAACGCATAATCGCGCTGAATTGTTGAAAAAGGCCATGGCAAGTGTGCTGGAGCAGACCTATCCCTTTCTGGAAATTATTATTGTGGATGATGGCTCACAGGATCATACCGAAGAGGTATGCAGAGCATGGACCAAGGAAGATCACAGAATACAATATATTCAGGTTCCTTATGCTCAAGGTGCCAATCATGCCCGGAATTTAGGGATACAACGTGCCAATGGAAAATATATTGCGTTCCTGGACGATGATGATCAGTGGCTGCCTGATAAAATTCAATCCCAGACCCGAGCCCTGGAAGAAAATAAAGGACTCTTCTGTTTTTGCAGTAAAGTCCTTGTCTATGTGGATCAGGATCACAAGGTGACTCGCAGGAAGGTGTCGGTTGAATCCCGTGATCTCGTATTCTACGCGGATTTGCTAACCTATAACTGGATCGGTGAAACCTCCAAAATTATGGTGCAGACCCAGCTGGCGCGCTCTGTCATGTTTGATGAACAATTAACCTCGGCACAAGACTATGATTTCTATCTTCGTATTCTGCAAAGAGGACATCATGCAATCAATATCAGGGAACCTCTTGTGCATATCTATATCCATCAGGGCCCACGAATCTCGACCTCATCCAAGAAAAAGTTTCAGGGACAACGCAAAGTACTGATTAAGTATTACAAGGATATGAGCGAGGAACAAAAGAGGCGTCAACTGCATCATTATCGCATGATGGAGTGGTCCAAGAATCCGAAGCGAAATGTTCTTTTCCTCAAAAATACGTTGGCTCTGTATCCATGGTGGAAAAATTTCACGTTGTTTAAGCGCAATATCAGGACCATACTGGTAGGTTATCGCTTGAGAAAACAGTTCCGAAGCGAAGCGTTGAGCAAAGAAGAGTATAAAGGAACAGCCTAA
- a CDS encoding glycosyltransferase, whose protein sequence is MREPVVYMLPKMIKTNKFNELLSQSIEDQGWDVKHFSKKDLKHVRKNDVLHFHWPSFYYKGSNAFSTFIKSIFFILMIMYVRLKGAKLFWTVHNIWPHNSGKTWHDYWMRTFLVRNCTKLIVMGKPLIRSVSETFHVPENKIEVIPHGHYQGVYGRTGQNIRNLFNIPANDYVFAFFGQVSPYKGVDDLIKAFNHLDWKDAHLLIAGKKSADYDLEDSIRHSDRIHTYFNFIQDGEYSDYFEAIDSMILPYKNIATSGSAILALSFGKPVVAPRIGLMEEYLPENCAVLYDPSDQEGLEEAMKKIRAKDDEFREGNGFQSMLDKLEWSGIAKRTISLYTI, encoded by the coding sequence ATGCGAGAACCTGTAGTTTACATGTTGCCCAAAATGATCAAGACGAACAAATTCAATGAATTATTATCGCAGTCCATCGAAGATCAGGGATGGGATGTGAAGCATTTTTCTAAAAAAGACTTAAAACATGTCCGTAAGAATGATGTACTTCATTTTCACTGGCCGAGTTTTTATTACAAAGGAAGCAACGCGTTCTCGACATTCATCAAGTCCATATTTTTCATTCTTATGATTATGTATGTGAGACTAAAGGGTGCGAAGTTGTTCTGGACGGTTCATAACATATGGCCGCATAACAGCGGCAAAACGTGGCATGATTACTGGATGAGGACGTTTCTGGTGCGGAATTGTACCAAACTGATTGTAATGGGCAAACCGCTCATTCGCAGCGTAAGTGAGACTTTTCATGTGCCTGAGAATAAGATTGAAGTCATCCCTCACGGGCATTATCAAGGGGTATATGGACGAACAGGGCAGAACATCAGAAACCTTTTTAACATCCCGGCAAATGACTATGTCTTTGCTTTTTTTGGTCAGGTTTCACCTTATAAAGGGGTAGATGATCTAATCAAGGCGTTTAACCATCTGGATTGGAAGGATGCTCATCTGCTCATCGCTGGCAAGAAGTCAGCTGACTATGATCTGGAAGATTCAATACGCCATTCGGATCGCATTCACACGTATTTCAATTTTATTCAGGATGGGGAGTACTCGGATTATTTTGAAGCTATTGATTCGATGATTCTTCCGTATAAAAATATTGCGACATCAGGCAGTGCAATTCTGGCACTGTCTTTTGGTAAACCTGTCGTTGCCCCAAGAATTGGGCTTATGGAAGAGTACTTGCCTGAGAACTGTGCAGTATTATATGACCCTTCGGATCAGGAGGGACTGGAAGAAGCGATGAAGAAGATCCGAGCCAAGGATGATGAGTTCAGGGAAGGCAATGGATTCCAATCTATGCTAGACAAGTTGGAATGGTCAGGGATCGCGAAGCGAACGATT